DNA from Pseudomonas putida:
CCCGCGACAAGCTGATGAACCTGGCCCGTGGCCGTGAGTGGGATGCACTGGAGCGCTCCATCGACGTGCAGATCTCGCGCCTGCGTCGCATGATCGAACCGGACCCGTCCAAGCCGCGTTACATCCAGACCGTATGGGGCGTGGGCTACGTGTTCGTACCGGACGGAAACGCCGGTAAATGATGCCGCGCCCTTCATGAAAACACCGGTCTGGTTTCCGCAAAGCTTCTTCGCCCGCACCCTGTGGCTGGTGTTGATCGTCGTCCTGTTCTCCAAGGCGCTGACCCTGGTCTACCTGCTGATGAACGAGGACGTGCTGGTCGACCGTCAGTACAGCCACGGGGTAGCGCTGACATTGCGCGCCTATTGGGCCGCCGACGAAGAAAACCGCGACAAGATCGCCGAGGCGGCAGGCCTTATCCGCGTGACCGGCTCGGGCGTGCCCGAAGGGGAGCAGCACTGGCCCTACAGCGAAATCTACCAACGGCAGATGCAGGCCGAACTGGGTGACGACACCGAAGTTCGGCTGCGCATTCACGCGCCGCCAGCGTTGTGGGTCAACGCGCCAAGCCTTGGGCCTGGTTGGCTGAAAGTGCCGCTGTACCCGCACCCGTTGCGTGGGCAGAAAATCTGGAACGTGCTGGGCTGGTTCCTGGCCATCGGCCTGTTGTCTACCGCTTCGGCGTGGATTTTCGTGCGCCAGCTGAACCAGCCGCTCAAGCGCCTGGTGTTTGCCGCTCGCCAGCTTGGCCAGGGGCGCAGTGTGCGCCTGCCGATCAGCGATACGCCCAGCGAGATGACCGAGGTGTACAAGGCCTTCAACCAGATGGCCGAGGATGTCGAGCAGGCCGGGCGCGAGCGCGAGCTGATGTTGGCTGGGGTTTCCCATGACCTGCGCACACCGCTGACACGTCTGCGGCTGTCGTTGTCACTGCTGAACAGCGACAGCGATTTGAGTGACGACATGGTCCGCGATATCGAGGACATGGACGCGATTCTCGATCAGTTCCTGGCGTTTATCCGCGATGGCCGTGACGAACCGGTGGAAGAGGTCGACCTGGCTGACCTGGTACGCGAGGTGGTGGCGCCGTACAACCAGCCACAAGAGCGCGTGCGCCTGTGCCTGGAGCCGATTCCACCGTTCCCGCTGCGCCGGGTTTCGCTCAAGCGCATGTTGGGCAACCTGATCGGCAACGCCTTGCACCATGCTGGCAAGGGGGTCGAGGTGGCGGCCTATGTGTCGGGTGACGAAAGTGCGCCGTACGTGGTGCTGAGCGTGCTGGACCGCGGCACCGGGATCGACGAGTCGGAGTTGGAAACCATCTTCAACCCGTTCATTCGTGGTGACCGGGCGCGGGGTGGCAAGGGCACAGGCCTGGGGCTGGCGATCGTCAAACGGATCGCGGCGCAGCATGGCGGGAATGTGGAATTGCGTAACCGGTCTGGTGGCGGGATCGAAGCGCGGGTCAGGCTGCCATTGGGGCTGCTGCTACCGCGTAATGCCGTGTGATTTTTGGGGCCGCAAAGCGGCCCCAAAAATCTCAGCCTTTGCCCTTGGTCCGGGTCTGATTCGGCCCGCCATTCTTCTCCAGGTGTTCGATGATCATCCCGGCCACGTTCTTGCCGGTGGTCACTTCAATGCCTTCCAGCCCCGGCGACGAGTTCACCTCCATCACCAGCGGCCCATGGTTGGAGCGCAGGATATCCACGCCCGCCACGCTCAGCCCCATCACCTTGGCCGCGCGAATCGCGGTAATCCGCTCTTCAGGGGTTATCTTGATCAGGCTGGCAACGCCACCACGGTGCAGGTTGGAGCGAAACTCGCCCGGCTTGGCCTGACGCTTCATCGAGGCAATCACCTTGTCGCCCACCACGAAGCAGCGAATGTCGGCGCCACCGGCCTCTTTGATGTACTCCTGAACCATGATGTTCTGTTTGAGGCCCATGAACGCTTCGATCACTGACTCGGCCGCCTGGGTGGTTTCGCACAGCACCACGCCGATGCCTTGAGTGCCTTCCAGCACCTTGATCACCAAAGGGGCACCGTTGACCATCTGGATCAGGTCGGGGATGTCGTCCGGCGAGTGGGCGAAGCCTGTGATCGGCAGGCCGATGCCGCGCCGCGACAACAACTGCAACGAGCGCAGCTTGTCGCGTGAGCGGGCAATGGCCACCGACTCGTTGAGTGGGTACACGCCCATCATTTCGAACTGGCGCAGTACTGCGCAGCCGTAGAAGGTAACCGAAGCACCGATGCGCGGGATCACCGCATCGAAGCCTTCCAGCGGCTTGCCGCGATAGTGGATCTGCGGCTTGTGGCTGGCAATGTTCATGTAGGCCCGCAGGGTATCGATCACCACCATTTCGTGGCCACGCTGGATACCGGCTTCGACCAGGCGGCGGGTGGAATACAGACGCGGATTGCGCGACAGCACAGCGATCTTCATGCAGCACCTGTGACAGGGGAAAGGGTGGCCGGGAAGGCCGGTTTGTCTTGTACGTATTTCAGGCCGGGGTTGACCACCAATTGGCCGTGTATGAGGGCCTTGGAACCAAGCAACAGGCGATAGCGCATATTCTTGCGGCAGGCCAGGGTGAACTCCACCTCCCACACACCATCGCCCAGCGCCAGTGACGTGCGGATGACATAGCGGGTCTGGGCCTGGCCGTTGGAGCTTTTGATGGTTTTCATGGTGACCAGCGGCGCCTCGCAGCGGCGGTGACGCAGTTGCACCACCGAGCCCAGGTGCGCGGTGAAACGGACCCAGGGCTGGCCATCGCGCTCGAACGGTTCCACCTCTGTGGCGTGCAGGCTGGAGGTGCTGGCACCGGTGTCGATCTTGGCGCGCAGCCCGGCCACGCCGAGGTCAGGCAAGGCGACCCACTCGCGCAGGCCGATCACAGTCAAATGGTCAAATGTCTTCACGAAGCACACCCTGCGAATGAGGTGGTGAACTGTAAGCACGGCGGGGACTTTTTGCATCCGTATGTGAAGGTAGTACAGTTCGATGAAAGACAGAATCCGAGGTAACGGGATGGCACAAAAAGCCGAAGACGACGATAAGGTTCGTCTGGACAAATGGCTGTGGGCGGCGCGCTTTTACAAGACGCGAGCGCTGGCCAAGGCCGCGATCGAAAGCGGCAAGGTGCATTGCCGGGGCGAGCGATGCAAGCCGGGCAAAGAGCCGCGGGTGGGCGACGAGTTCGTGCTGCGCACCGGGTTCGATGAACGTACTGTGGTGGTGAAAGCGTTGTCGGTGGTGCGGCGTGGGCGCCAGAGGCGCAGACGCTGTACGAGGAAACCGAAGAAAGTGTGCGTCGCCGTGAGCAGGCGGCCGACCTGCGTAAGGCGGGGGCGATGGGGGTGACTACCGATGGCCGGCCGACCAAAAAGCAGCGGCGGCAGATACACCAGTTGCATGGGAGCTTTGAATAGCCGGGGCCGCTTTGCGGCCTATCGCGACACAACGGACCTGTGCACACCATTCGACGTGGAAGCGGCCTTGTGTCGCGATGGGCTGTGCAGCAGCCCCAGGGTTTAGCGGACTACCGCCAACTTGCCGACCAACGGTAACTTGGCCGCGATTGTGAACAGTGGCGCCGTCCAGCGCATCAGCGCCTCGCTGCCCTTGGCCGCCAGCGGCGTGTAATAGCTCCAGCCCAACGCCAGCACCGCCATCAGCAACCCGCCAATGTAGTCATCCTGCCCCCAGTGAGCACCCGCTACCAGGCGCGGCAGCATGAACAGCAGCGCCAGCCCCCAGACCACCAGGTATTGCACCAGGCGGCGGCAGAACACGCTCATGAACAGCGCCCAGATCAGCAACACCGAGGCGTGATCGCCCGGGAAGCTCTTGCTGGAACGGTCCTTGAGCTCCCAGGCCTTCTCCAGGTTGGGGTAGTAGTCACTGAGGTGCACGACGTCGTCGAAGATCATCGACGGGCTCTTGTGTTGCCAGCCGGCTGCATCCACCCACTTGGAAAACAGTGCGCGAATCACCACTAAGAGGAGTAGCGTGACCAGAAAGCCGAAAAATGCCTGGCGAACTTGCGCTGCCTTGAACACCCAGTCACCACGGATGAGCACTGTCAGCAGGATCAGGCCGACGACGATGTCGAACGGGCGCAGGCTGCCGACGGTCCAGATGTAACGCCAGGTGGTGTTGTCGGCGAGGGGCGCATTCAGGCTGTGAAACAGCCACTCGTCGAAAGTCAGGCACAGGATCTGGCCAATGGGCCATAACCAGAAACACAGTAGAGCGATGGGAAGCAGCGTACAGGCTGCCAATGGCCCCAAAGACCACCTTGC
Protein-coding regions in this window:
- a CDS encoding ATP-dependent zinc protease; this translates as MREWVALPDLGVAGLRAKIDTGASTSSLHATEVEPFERDGQPWVRFTAHLGSVVQLRHRRCEAPLVTMKTIKSSNGQAQTRYVIRTSLALGDGVWEVEFTLACRKNMRYRLLLGSKALIHGQLVVNPGLKYVQDKPAFPATLSPVTGAA
- the rimK gene encoding 30S ribosomal protein S6--L-glutamate ligase, with the protein product MKIAVLSRNPRLYSTRRLVEAGIQRGHEMVVIDTLRAYMNIASHKPQIHYRGKPLEGFDAVIPRIGASVTFYGCAVLRQFEMMGVYPLNESVAIARSRDKLRSLQLLSRRGIGLPITGFAHSPDDIPDLIQMVNGAPLVIKVLEGTQGIGVVLCETTQAAESVIEAFMGLKQNIMVQEYIKEAGGADIRCFVVGDKVIASMKRQAKPGEFRSNLHRGGVASLIKITPEERITAIRAAKVMGLSVAGVDILRSNHGPLVMEVNSSPGLEGIEVTTGKNVAGMIIEHLEKNGGPNQTRTKGKG
- a CDS encoding phosphatase PAP2 family protein, which translates into the protein MDNRPLFQARWSLGPLAACTLLPIALLCFWLWPIGQILCLTFDEWLFHSLNAPLADNTTWRYIWTVGSLRPFDIVVGLILLTVLIRGDWVFKAAQVRQAFFGFLVTLLLLVVIRALFSKWVDAAGWQHKSPSMIFDDVVHLSDYYPNLEKAWELKDRSSKSFPGDHASVLLIWALFMSVFCRRLVQYLVVWGLALLFMLPRLVAGAHWGQDDYIGGLLMAVLALGWSYYTPLAAKGSEALMRWTAPLFTIAAKLPLVGKLAVVR
- a CDS encoding ATP-binding protein, whose amino-acid sequence is MKTPVWFPQSFFARTLWLVLIVVLFSKALTLVYLLMNEDVLVDRQYSHGVALTLRAYWAADEENRDKIAEAAGLIRVTGSGVPEGEQHWPYSEIYQRQMQAELGDDTEVRLRIHAPPALWVNAPSLGPGWLKVPLYPHPLRGQKIWNVLGWFLAIGLLSTASAWIFVRQLNQPLKRLVFAARQLGQGRSVRLPISDTPSEMTEVYKAFNQMAEDVEQAGRERELMLAGVSHDLRTPLTRLRLSLSLLNSDSDLSDDMVRDIEDMDAILDQFLAFIRDGRDEPVEEVDLADLVREVVAPYNQPQERVRLCLEPIPPFPLRRVSLKRMLGNLIGNALHHAGKGVEVAAYVSGDESAPYVVLSVLDRGTGIDESELETIFNPFIRGDRARGGKGTGLGLAIVKRIAAQHGGNVELRNRSGGGIEARVRLPLGLLLPRNAV